Proteins encoded by one window of Mesorhizobium sp. INR15:
- the ade gene encoding adenine deaminase has product MPTAKAESAAKPKPWTEMATHLVDVAMGRKPADLVIRNGRWVNVHSGEIIAGTDIAIAGGRFAYCGPNASHAIGQGTKVVDAGGRYLVPGLCDAHMHVESGMVTVTEFCRAVIPHGTTSMFIDPHEIANVLGLPGVRLMHDEAVAMPINVHVQMPSCVPSAPGLEHAGAELTVADVTEAMTWENIIGLGEVMNFPGVAANDPVMSGEIAATVKSGKTVGGHYASRDLGLPFHGYVAGGPEDDHEGTRAEDAIARVRQGMKAMLRLGSAWYDVATQIKAVTESGIDPRNFILCTDDSHSGTLVHEGHMDRVVRHAIQQGLKPVTAIQMATINTAQHFKLEREIGSIAPGRLADVLIVSDLAEMTIDEVYARGARLAKGGKLEIDIAAYDYPKTAKNTVKLGKKLKAVDFDIAAPKGANEVRVRVIGVIENQAPTRALEADLPVEDGLVAMDRRNDVCQIALVERHRGTGGVTNAFVSGFGYIGDCAMASSVAHDAHHIICVGTNKEDMALAVNRLGEVGGGVVLFSKGKELALVEMPIAGLMSDERAEIVAAKAEKLTEAMRKMGCSLNNAYMQHSLLALVVIPELRISDVGLIDVTTFQKVDLFV; this is encoded by the coding sequence ATGCCGACCGCCAAAGCCGAAAGCGCCGCCAAACCCAAACCCTGGACGGAGATGGCGACGCATCTCGTCGATGTCGCCATGGGCCGCAAGCCCGCCGATCTCGTCATCCGCAACGGCCGCTGGGTGAACGTTCATTCCGGTGAAATCATCGCGGGCACCGATATCGCCATTGCCGGCGGCCGCTTCGCCTATTGCGGGCCAAATGCCAGTCACGCCATCGGACAGGGCACCAAGGTGGTCGATGCCGGCGGGCGTTATCTGGTGCCTGGCCTGTGTGACGCGCATATGCATGTCGAGAGCGGCATGGTGACGGTGACCGAGTTCTGCCGCGCGGTCATTCCGCATGGCACTACCTCGATGTTCATCGATCCCCACGAGATCGCCAATGTGCTGGGCCTGCCGGGTGTCCGGCTGATGCATGATGAAGCCGTTGCCATGCCGATCAACGTGCATGTGCAGATGCCGTCCTGCGTGCCCTCGGCGCCGGGGCTCGAACATGCTGGCGCGGAACTGACCGTCGCCGACGTCACCGAGGCGATGACCTGGGAAAACATCATCGGGCTCGGCGAGGTCATGAATTTCCCTGGCGTTGCCGCGAACGATCCGGTCATGTCTGGCGAGATCGCCGCCACGGTGAAATCCGGCAAGACCGTCGGTGGGCACTATGCCTCGCGCGATCTCGGCCTGCCATTCCACGGCTACGTCGCCGGCGGACCGGAAGACGACCATGAAGGCACGCGCGCCGAGGATGCTATCGCGCGCGTGCGCCAGGGCATGAAGGCGATGCTGCGGCTCGGCTCTGCCTGGTACGACGTCGCCACGCAGATCAAGGCGGTGACGGAAAGCGGCATCGACCCGCGCAACTTCATCCTGTGCACCGACGATAGTCATTCCGGCACGCTGGTCCATGAGGGCCATATGGACCGCGTGGTGCGCCATGCCATTCAGCAAGGGCTGAAGCCGGTCACCGCAATCCAGATGGCAACGATCAACACCGCCCAACACTTCAAGCTGGAACGCGAGATCGGCTCAATCGCGCCGGGCCGGCTCGCCGATGTCCTGATCGTGTCGGACCTGGCCGAAATGACCATCGACGAGGTCTATGCGCGCGGCGCCAGGCTGGCCAAGGGTGGCAAGCTAGAGATCGATATTGCTGCCTATGACTATCCGAAGACCGCCAAGAATACGGTCAAGCTCGGCAAGAAGCTCAAGGCCGTCGACTTCGACATTGCCGCGCCCAAAGGCGCCAATGAGGTGCGGGTCCGGGTTATCGGTGTGATCGAAAATCAGGCGCCGACAAGAGCGCTGGAGGCCGATCTGCCTGTCGAGGACGGACTGGTCGCCATGGATCGCCGCAACGATGTCTGCCAGATCGCGCTTGTTGAACGACACCGGGGTACAGGCGGTGTCACCAATGCCTTCGTCTCGGGCTTCGGCTATATCGGCGACTGTGCCATGGCATCCAGCGTGGCGCATGACGCCCACCACATCATCTGCGTCGGCACCAACAAGGAAGACATGGCGCTGGCGGTAAACCGGCTGGGCGAGGTCGGCGGCGGTGTCGTGCTCTTCTCCAAGGGCAAGGAACTGGCACTGGTCGAAATGCCGATTGCCGGGCTGATGTCGGACGAGCGCGCGGAGATCGTTGCCGCCAAGGCCGAGAAACTCACGGAGGCGATGCGCAAGATGGGCTGTTCGCTGAACAATGCCTACATGCAGCACTCGCTGCTGGCATTGGTCGTCATCCCCGAGCTCAGGATTTCCGATGTCGGCCTGATCGACGTGACGACGTTCCAGAAGGTCGATCTGTTCGTCTAG
- a CDS encoding MBL fold metallo-hydrolase, with protein sequence MTITLIGGPTALIEIAGIRFLTDPTFDVPQAYEAGAVRLVKQSGPAIGADDLPPIDVVLLSHDQHLDNLDLSGRAFLPRAGRVLTTEVGASRLGGSAEGLAPWQGVDVAGHGGRRLRITATPARHGPHGIEPISGDVVGFVISLDGDDGPSVYVSGDTVWFDGVAEVARRFDIKVAILFTGSARPRGAFHMTMDSNDAIEAANAFPQARIVAIHNEGWQHFTETQTELALSFKALGIAERLTLLDRGVAVDLAL encoded by the coding sequence ATGACAATCACCTTGATCGGCGGCCCGACCGCGCTGATCGAGATCGCCGGAATTCGCTTTCTGACGGATCCGACCTTCGATGTACCCCAAGCCTATGAGGCGGGCGCCGTGCGCCTGGTCAAGCAGTCGGGTCCGGCCATCGGTGCCGACGACCTGCCGCCGATCGACGTGGTCTTGCTCAGTCATGACCAGCACCTGGACAACCTTGATCTTTCAGGCCGCGCTTTCCTGCCGCGCGCCGGTCGCGTGCTGACGACGGAAGTGGGGGCCAGCCGGCTGGGCGGTTCGGCGGAAGGTTTGGCTCCCTGGCAAGGCGTGGATGTCGCGGGGCATGGCGGTCGACGTCTGCGCATCACCGCCACACCTGCACGGCATGGTCCGCATGGCATCGAACCGATCAGTGGCGATGTTGTCGGGTTCGTCATATCGCTCGATGGGGATGACGGTCCCAGCGTCTATGTCTCCGGCGACACGGTCTGGTTCGACGGTGTTGCCGAGGTGGCGCGGCGTTTCGACATCAAGGTGGCAATCCTGTTCACCGGTTCGGCGCGGCCACGCGGTGCCTTTCACATGACCATGGACAGCAACGACGCAATCGAGGCCGCCAATGCCTTCCCCCAGGCGCGGATCGTCGCGATCCACAATGAGGGTTGGCAGCACTTCACCGAGACGCAGACCGAGCTTGCCCTTTCCTTCAAGGCGCTCGGCATCGCGGAGCGCTTGACGTTGCTGGACCGCGGCGTCGCCGTCGACCTGGCGTTGTGA
- a CDS encoding alpha/beta fold hydrolase, with product MTRFWKALALATLFLVSAGSAYAEERWLTLPEPAAMPKPDQTGYAPVNGIQMYYAVFGAGDPVLFIHGGLGHGDIWASQVAALSKTHKVIIADSRGHGRSTRTDQPFGYDLMASDYLALLDYLKIGKTALVGWSDGGIIGIDIALHHPERLTRLYAQAANVTTDGVDPGVLANKTFGAYIERSGRDYKKLSKTPDQYDAFVGQISQMWASQPNWSKEDLSKITTPTAIVAGDHDEAIKREHTDYMAASIPGAKEIILPNVSHFAALQAPDEYSQSVLGFIDAK from the coding sequence ATGACCCGTTTCTGGAAAGCGCTCGCCTTGGCCACCCTGTTCCTGGTCTCCGCTGGCTCGGCATACGCGGAAGAGCGCTGGCTAACCCTGCCCGAGCCGGCGGCCATGCCCAAACCCGATCAGACCGGCTACGCGCCCGTCAACGGTATCCAGATGTATTATGCCGTCTTCGGCGCGGGCGATCCGGTCCTGTTCATCCACGGCGGCCTCGGCCATGGGGATATCTGGGCCAGCCAGGTGGCGGCACTGTCCAAGACCCACAAGGTGATCATCGCCGACAGCCGGGGGCACGGCCGCTCAACACGCACCGATCAGCCCTTTGGCTACGATTTGATGGCTTCGGACTATCTGGCGCTGCTGGACTACCTCAAGATCGGCAAGACGGCACTTGTTGGCTGGAGTGACGGCGGCATCATCGGCATCGACATCGCACTGCATCACCCTGAGCGGCTGACCAGGCTGTATGCGCAGGCCGCCAACGTCACAACCGACGGTGTCGACCCCGGCGTTCTCGCCAACAAGACCTTCGGCGCCTATATCGAGCGCTCCGGCCGCGATTACAAAAAGCTGTCGAAGACGCCCGACCAGTATGATGCCTTCGTCGGGCAAATCAGCCAGATGTGGGCAAGCCAGCCGAACTGGAGCAAGGAAGACCTTTCAAAGATCACCACGCCGACGGCGATCGTCGCAGGCGATCATGACGAGGCGATCAAACGCGAACACACCGACTATATGGCTGCTTCCATCCCCGGTGCGAAGGAGATCATCCTGCCCAATGTCAGCCATTTCGCCGCACTTCAGGCACCCGACGAGTACAGTCAGTCGGTGCTTGGTTTCATCGACGCCAAGTAG
- a CDS encoding outer membrane protein: MRRLVVATAGFLAALAVPAFAADPAATLPMTAPGFDWTGYYAGLQAGYGWGQSEITGFDGGPFSVSPDLSGGFIGGHVAGLWQFDQAVIGGEADLNYARIDGNADLGVGNPLGTKINWFGSVNAKAGFSMDRMLVYGIGGIAFAGIETSQAPSLAETKTSVGWTIGAGVDYALTDKFVVGAQYRYYDFGSEHFDTPDPFVDRDQNVKLNTVGVNLSYKF, encoded by the coding sequence ATGCGTCGCCTGGTGGTCGCAACTGCCGGTTTTCTTGCCGCTCTGGCCGTGCCTGCTTTCGCAGCCGACCCTGCGGCCACTCTTCCTATGACCGCACCCGGCTTCGATTGGACAGGCTACTATGCCGGCCTCCAGGCTGGATATGGCTGGGGCCAATCTGAAATTACCGGATTTGACGGCGGCCCATTCTCGGTCTCGCCTGATCTCAGCGGCGGCTTCATTGGCGGCCACGTCGCAGGCCTATGGCAGTTCGATCAAGCCGTGATCGGCGGCGAAGCCGATCTCAATTACGCCCGCATTGACGGCAACGCCGACCTGGGTGTCGGCAACCCGCTGGGTACCAAGATCAACTGGTTCGGGTCGGTCAACGCCAAGGCCGGCTTCTCCATGGACCGCATGCTGGTCTATGGCATTGGCGGCATTGCCTTTGCGGGAATCGAAACGTCGCAAGCTCCGAGTCTCGCGGAGACAAAGACGAGTGTCGGCTGGACCATTGGGGCCGGCGTCGATTACGCGCTGACCGACAAGTTCGTCGTCGGCGCCCAGTATCGCTACTATGATTTCGGCTCGGAGCATTTCGACACTCCGGACCCGTTTGTCGACCGCGATCAGAACGTGAAGCTGAACACCGTTGGCGTGAACCTGAGCTACAAGTTCTGA
- a CDS encoding amino acid ABC transporter permease, whose amino-acid sequence MLFDPTIFLQALVSPALIQGALITIVLSICVQATAFVLCLPVAIGLSSKRRLVRWALAVYVWLFRSAPMILVLLFIWNGLPQLFPMFRSTWFTPFLAAYIGMTMVGVAYNAEIMRAALASLGTGQREAAAALGLNRFQAFRLIVLPQAMRIALPSLMNEFISLLKSTSLAYTISLRELMTTTSLSISASFRFTEWYACAFLYYLAMVSILTLAQARIEKRMSAPYSRSNKQGRESSRTASARQPGPAHAIDQNL is encoded by the coding sequence GTGCTGTTTGATCCGACCATTTTCCTTCAGGCTCTCGTCAGTCCCGCCCTGATCCAAGGCGCCCTGATCACGATTGTCCTTTCGATCTGCGTCCAGGCAACCGCCTTTGTACTGTGTCTGCCCGTGGCGATTGGCTTGAGTTCGAAGCGTCGTCTCGTGCGCTGGGCACTGGCGGTCTATGTCTGGCTGTTCAGAAGTGCGCCGATGATCCTGGTGCTGCTGTTCATATGGAACGGCTTGCCACAGCTTTTTCCAATGTTCCGCTCGACCTGGTTCACGCCATTTCTGGCTGCGTACATTGGAATGACCATGGTCGGCGTGGCTTACAACGCCGAGATCATGCGGGCGGCACTTGCGTCCCTGGGCACTGGTCAGAGAGAGGCGGCCGCGGCATTGGGTCTTAACAGATTCCAGGCCTTCCGCCTGATCGTCCTGCCCCAGGCGATGCGCATCGCCTTGCCGTCCCTGATGAATGAATTCATATCGCTGCTGAAATCGACATCGCTCGCATACACGATTTCGCTCCGGGAACTGATGACGACGACGTCCTTGTCCATATCGGCGAGCTTCCGGTTCACCGAATGGTATGCCTGCGCCTTCCTCTATTACCTAGCGATGGTCTCCATCCTCACGCTCGCTCAAGCGCGGATTGAGAAGCGGATGTCGGCTCCATATTCGCGAAGCAACAAGCAGGGCAGGGAGTCCAGTCGAACCGCTTCAGCGCGCCAGCCAGGGCCGGCACACGCAATTGATCAGAACTTGTAG
- a CDS encoding transporter substrate-binding domain-containing protein has translation MFSQAAYAQPAAPSFVKDGHITVCTTAGFPPFTYMDKPTDARPVGVDIDVADALAKLWGADITFVVSGFDGLLPSLQAGRCSLVISGIYLSDKRRQSYDGAPYLKSSTVIVAAAGNDTIKTPEDLSGKSLAIEAGTSYADTPDELNKKFKADGKAPVTFQTYESQVAATQQVIIGRADATLTEAAEAGVRIKQTGGQIKVVYTFPSEFKFGIYIQKSPKDLELLRSALKTLSQQGTFEAIAGKYNFPKSGFDVDFDS, from the coding sequence TTGTTCAGCCAAGCCGCTTATGCTCAACCTGCTGCGCCGTCGTTCGTAAAGGACGGCCATATCACCGTATGCACCACCGCCGGCTTTCCGCCGTTCACCTATATGGACAAGCCGACCGATGCACGGCCGGTAGGCGTGGATATCGATGTCGCCGACGCGCTCGCCAAGCTTTGGGGCGCCGACATTACATTCGTGGTCTCGGGATTCGACGGGCTCCTGCCTTCGCTGCAGGCGGGCCGCTGTTCGCTGGTGATCAGCGGTATTTACTTGAGCGACAAGCGCCGTCAGTCATACGACGGGGCTCCCTATCTGAAATCATCGACCGTGATCGTCGCCGCTGCCGGGAACGATACGATCAAGACCCCCGAAGATCTCAGCGGCAAGTCGCTGGCCATCGAGGCAGGCACGTCCTACGCGGACACACCTGATGAGCTGAACAAGAAATTCAAGGCGGATGGCAAGGCACCTGTGACCTTCCAGACCTATGAATCGCAAGTCGCCGCGACCCAGCAGGTCATAATCGGGCGCGCCGACGCGACACTGACCGAAGCGGCTGAAGCCGGCGTTCGCATCAAGCAAACAGGTGGCCAGATCAAGGTCGTCTACACCTTCCCATCCGAATTCAAGTTCGGCATCTACATTCAAAAATCGCCGAAAGACCTGGAGTTGCTAAGGTCGGCGTTGAAGACCCTCAGTCAGCAGGGGACGTTTGAAGCGATAGCCGGGAAATACAATTTTCCCAAGTCGGGCTTCGACGTCGACTTTGACTCGTAA
- a CDS encoding GYD domain-containing protein, with amino-acid sequence MPYFISLMRLTQRGLNEIANSPERARVSRERVESLGGRSVALYATMGAYDFVQVFEMPSEAAMMQYLLVARQDGHVDPVVLRAFDGQEWGSIVEASIKNGTQKGNGHETVNTA; translated from the coding sequence ATGCCATATTTCATCTCCCTGATGCGTCTCACGCAGCGGGGGCTCAACGAGATTGCCAACTCTCCTGAACGCGCTCGGGTCAGCCGCGAGCGTGTCGAAAGCCTCGGCGGGCGCAGCGTCGCGCTCTACGCAACGATGGGCGCATACGATTTCGTGCAGGTTTTCGAGATGCCGAGCGAAGCGGCGATGATGCAGTACCTGCTCGTCGCTCGCCAGGACGGTCATGTCGATCCAGTCGTGCTTCGCGCATTCGATGGCCAGGAGTGGGGCTCGATCGTCGAGGCATCAATAAAAAACGGAACTCAAAAAGGGAACGGTCATGAAACAGTCAATACTGCGTAG
- a CDS encoding cysteine hydrolase family protein, with product MTGTKWIRSRPFDYPYDGNLDPAVTALLVIDLQVDFLSSDGYFARKGYDPAPLRAILPNVNALIDAARAAGCLILHTRQGYRADMADMTPYERWRRKRGGLEGTQVLLRSSPGFEIVPEITIHADDIIVDKTANGAFTHTDLDHVLRARGISHLLFTGCTTDVCVSTTMREAADRNYQCLLVEDACASGDQYAHDAAVHMVTVEDGIYGVVSRAADVIAGLRALDTSSAN from the coding sequence ATGACGGGCACAAAGTGGATCAGATCGCGGCCTTTCGATTATCCCTATGATGGCAATCTTGATCCGGCTGTGACGGCGCTTCTCGTCATCGACCTGCAGGTCGACTTCCTGTCGTCCGACGGCTACTTCGCCAGGAAGGGTTACGACCCGGCGCCGCTCCGTGCGATCTTGCCCAATGTCAATGCTTTGATCGATGCCGCACGGGCGGCAGGATGCCTGATCCTGCACACCAGGCAAGGGTATCGCGCCGACATGGCCGACATGACGCCCTATGAGCGTTGGCGTCGCAAACGTGGGGGCCTTGAGGGAACCCAGGTCCTTTTGCGCTCATCACCGGGTTTTGAGATCGTTCCGGAAATTACCATCCACGCCGACGACATCATTGTCGACAAGACAGCCAACGGCGCGTTTACCCATACTGACCTCGATCATGTCCTGCGGGCCAGGGGAATTTCCCACCTTCTCTTTACCGGCTGCACGACGGACGTCTGCGTGAGCACGACAATGCGCGAGGCGGCCGACAGGAATTACCAATGCCTGCTGGTCGAGGATGCCTGCGCCAGCGGCGACCAATACGCGCACGACGCAGCCGTCCACATGGTCACCGTCGAAGACGGCATCTACGGCGTTGTCTCCAGGGCGGCGGACGTGATTGCAGGCCTTCGCGCATTGGATACGTCCTCGGCCAACTGA
- a CDS encoding LysR family transcriptional regulator: MKHPHGLAYLRVFETVARIGSVRSAAIELNVTPGAVSQQIHNLQDALGVPLFVRDGRRLRPTEAGRALQRSAAVAFSEIDSCVEEIAKPGALPVSRSVTIAVPPALAVSWFATQMFDFAQVAGLTKFRILSAVDFAQVDWRLADIAIVYGSPPWKGFSWSLMANIVLRPVCSPRLLNSSPSLKSPRDVSDHWLLHEDDGSEWLRWLTAANVSQTASRNAHFSTLMMAMTAALEGRGLALVSDFLASDYLQSGRLVRPFETGIEGSRSYYCVCAESRATEPQIMRMTEWILDRSRMQQRI; this comes from the coding sequence ATGAAGCATCCCCATGGGCTGGCCTATCTTCGCGTTTTCGAAACAGTGGCCCGCATTGGTTCGGTTCGCTCGGCGGCCATCGAACTGAACGTCACTCCGGGGGCGGTAAGCCAACAAATCCACAACCTTCAGGATGCCCTTGGTGTCCCTTTGTTCGTCAGGGATGGACGGCGGCTTCGCCCGACGGAAGCAGGACGTGCACTGCAACGCTCCGCGGCGGTAGCCTTTTCGGAGATCGATAGCTGTGTTGAGGAAATCGCCAAGCCCGGTGCATTGCCAGTCAGCCGATCCGTCACGATCGCGGTGCCGCCTGCCCTCGCGGTTTCATGGTTTGCCACGCAAATGTTTGACTTCGCGCAGGTCGCCGGCCTGACGAAATTCCGGATCCTTTCCGCCGTCGACTTCGCCCAGGTGGATTGGCGCCTAGCCGATATCGCGATCGTCTACGGTTCGCCTCCCTGGAAAGGCTTCTCCTGGAGCCTGATGGCGAACATTGTCCTCAGACCTGTTTGCAGTCCGCGGCTCCTGAACAGCTCGCCGTCGTTGAAATCGCCTCGTGACGTCTCCGATCACTGGCTTCTGCACGAAGACGATGGCAGCGAATGGTTACGCTGGCTGACGGCGGCGAACGTCTCGCAAACCGCCTCGCGCAATGCGCATTTCAGCACCTTGATGATGGCGATGACAGCTGCTCTGGAAGGGCGTGGACTGGCTTTGGTGAGTGATTTCCTTGCCTCGGATTATCTTCAATCCGGCCGTCTGGTGCGGCCGTTCGAAACGGGAATAGAGGGGTCCCGAAGCTATTATTGCGTATGCGCCGAGAGCCGAGCCACTGAACCGCAAATCATGCGCATGACAGAATGGATCCTTGACCGGTCGCGGATGCAGCAGCGGATTTGA
- a CDS encoding LuxR C-terminal-related transcriptional regulator codes for MRWVAAGKTDAEIGIILGIAAATAHYHVEQVKKKAGTRSRSEAVALLVLAGTV; via the coding sequence ATGCGCTGGGTTGCCGCCGGCAAGACCGACGCGGAAATCGGCATCATCCTCGGCATCGCCGCCGCGACCGCGCACTATCATGTCGAGCAGGTCAAGAAGAAAGCCGGCACGCGCAGCCGCAGCGAAGCCGTGGCCCTGCTGGTGCTCGCGGGCACCGTCTAG
- a CDS encoding autotransporter domain-containing protein, which produces MNVTANVGTGINLDTQTGSTVEINPGVTVTNVPLSVPVSATINPWALTNRGAISSSFANAVSLSVDGSSVTNFGSIASDATGNSVWMTGGGSVENKAGATISSGHSSIRIGTAPTMSTPGGGAGTVINAGTITQTGTSGDLVTLLFGGTVTNLQGGTISANNGSNAVSVGQGASRTVINSGTITNTGSNFAAGVLVQGGASTVTNNATGHISGTFNGVYASLSAPLTLTNNGVIESTGSNTSARAVEATGGGTFTNTGTIKSASSDGLYLARGGTVTNSGTISGAVRAINFTGNYARILNLDTGSVLNGIVQGGTGVDSLVLLGTGSESAAKFLAFETLSMQGKAWQLNGTGTFSTSTDVKSGKLTVAGVLTSPTITVQSAGTLTGNGTLIGAVKNSGTVLVSSGALGVTGSFTSQAGSTLAIGLTPASNAVLGVTGTATLNGGTVQVQAGSGIYAPSTTYTILTASAGRSGTFSSVTSNFAFLDPTLTYDANNVYLTLVRNGIDFASIGGTPNQRSAGGGVESLGFGNPIYEAVALLDIDGARGAFDQLSGEIHASIKGSLLDDSRFVRDAVANRLDAAFGNPAATSAPLMAYGEGGPELAAADTERFAVWSQGFGSWGARGSDGNAAALDRSTGGLLIGADALASAWRLGVLGGYSRSSFDVGDRRASADSDNYHLGLYAGTNWGAIALRAGAAYAWHHISTTRSVSFGGFNDQLSAGYNAGTAQAFGELAYAGRAGQFSFEPFANLAYVNLRTDGFTERGGMAALTSGSSSTDATFTTLGVRVSSDFKLGGVEATARGMLGWRHAFGDVTPLSTVAFAGSDDFTIAGVPIARDAALVELGVDLQLTSNAKLGLSYAGQFSADAHDNGFKAKLGLSF; this is translated from the coding sequence GTGAACGTCACCGCCAATGTCGGAACCGGCATCAATCTTGATACTCAGACAGGCAGTACCGTCGAGATCAATCCGGGCGTGACCGTGACAAATGTGCCCTTGAGCGTGCCGGTCAGCGCGACGATCAACCCTTGGGCCCTGACGAACCGTGGCGCCATTTCGTCTTCATTCGCCAATGCCGTCTCGCTTTCCGTCGATGGCTCCTCGGTCACCAATTTCGGCTCGATCGCCAGCGATGCAACCGGCAATTCGGTCTGGATGACCGGCGGCGGCAGCGTCGAGAACAAGGCCGGCGCGACCATCAGTTCAGGTCATAGTTCGATCAGGATTGGCACGGCCCCGACCATGAGCACGCCCGGAGGAGGTGCAGGGACCGTCATCAATGCTGGCACCATCACTCAGACCGGGACAAGCGGCGATCTCGTCACCCTGCTTTTCGGCGGCACCGTCACCAACCTGCAAGGCGGCACAATCTCCGCTAACAATGGCAGCAACGCGGTATCTGTTGGTCAGGGCGCCTCACGAACCGTGATCAACTCCGGCACGATCACCAACACCGGCTCCAATTTTGCCGCCGGGGTGCTGGTCCAAGGCGGGGCGAGCACGGTTACGAACAACGCAACGGGGCACATCAGCGGCACCTTCAACGGCGTATACGCCAGCCTCAGCGCGCCGCTGACCTTGACGAACAACGGCGTCATTGAATCGACAGGTTCGAACACGAGCGCACGTGCCGTTGAAGCGACGGGCGGCGGTACCTTCACGAACACCGGTACGATCAAGTCGGCTTCCAGTGATGGGCTGTATCTGGCGCGCGGCGGGACGGTAACAAACAGCGGCACGATTTCCGGCGCTGTCCGCGCCATCAACTTCACCGGCAATTACGCCCGCATCCTCAATCTCGACACGGGCTCGGTGCTCAACGGCATTGTTCAGGGCGGAACCGGTGTGGACAGTCTCGTGCTGCTTGGGACTGGAAGCGAAAGTGCGGCCAAGTTCCTGGCCTTTGAGACCCTGTCGATGCAGGGAAAAGCGTGGCAGTTGAATGGCACCGGCACGTTCTCAACCAGCACCGATGTCAAATCCGGTAAGTTGACGGTCGCTGGAGTGCTCACCAGCCCGACGATCACCGTGCAGTCGGCGGGCACGCTGACAGGCAATGGCACACTCATTGGTGCGGTCAAGAACTCCGGCACCGTGCTCGTTTCATCCGGCGCGCTTGGCGTCACTGGCAGCTTCACCAGCCAGGCCGGCTCCACCCTGGCCATTGGCCTGACACCAGCAAGCAATGCAGTGCTTGGCGTCACTGGGACGGCAACTCTCAACGGCGGCACGGTGCAGGTCCAGGCAGGCTCCGGCATCTATGCGCCAAGTACGACGTACACCATTCTGACCGCCAGCGCGGGGCGCAGCGGCACTTTCAGCAGCGTCACCAGCAACTTCGCGTTCCTCGACCCAACCCTGACCTACGACGCCAACAACGTCTATCTTACCCTGGTGCGCAACGGGATCGACTTCGCCAGTATCGGCGGCACACCGAACCAGCGTTCGGCCGGAGGCGGCGTGGAATCGCTCGGCTTCGGCAACCCGATCTATGAAGCCGTTGCGCTGCTGGACATCGATGGCGCGCGCGGGGCCTTTGATCAGCTTTCCGGGGAAATCCACGCCTCGATCAAGGGCTCCCTGCTCGATGACAGCCGTTTTGTCCGCGATGCCGTCGCCAACCGCCTCGACGCCGCCTTTGGCAACCCTGCCGCGACCTCCGCTCCGCTGATGGCCTATGGCGAAGGCGGACCGGAACTGGCCGCGGCCGACACCGAGCGCTTTGCCGTCTGGAGCCAGGGTTTCGGCTCCTGGGGAGCACGCGGGAGCGATGGCAATGCCGCCGCTCTCGATCGCTCGACCGGCGGCTTGCTGATAGGCGCGGACGCCTTGGCTAGCGCTTGGCGGCTCGGCGTGCTCGGTGGGTACAGCCGCTCAAGCTTTGATGTCGGCGACCGGCGCGCCTCCGCCGACAGCGACAATTATCATCTTGGCCTTTATGCTGGAACGAACTGGGGCGCCATCGCATTGCGGGCAGGCGCCGCCTATGCGTGGCACCATATATCGACCACTCGCTCGGTCTCTTTCGGCGGCTTCAATGATCAATTGTCGGCCGGCTACAATGCCGGGACGGCACAGGCCTTTGGTGAGCTTGCCTACGCGGGCCGCGCCGGCCAATTCAGCTTTGAACCCTTCGCCAATCTTGCTTACGTCAATCTGCGCACCGATGGCTTCACCGAGCGTGGTGGCATGGCTGCGTTGACGAGTGGAAGCTCGAGCACCGATGCCACCTTCACCACGCTCGGCGTCAGGGTCTCCAGCGACTTCAAATTGGGTGGCGTCGAGGCGACAGCGCGCGGCATGCTCGGCTGGCGGCATGCCTTTGGAGATGTCACGCCGCTGTCTACTGTCGCCTTTGCCGGCAGCGACGATTTCACCATTGCCGGCGTACCGATAGCCAGGGATGCCGCCCTTGTCGAACTGGGTGTCGACCTGCAACTCACCTCCAACGCGAAGCTTGGCCTGTCCTATGCCGGGCAGTTCAGCGCGGATGCGCATGACAACGGGTTCAAGGCGAAGCTTGGTCTTTCGTTCTGA